A portion of the Lathamus discolor isolate bLatDis1 chromosome 5, bLatDis1.hap1, whole genome shotgun sequence genome contains these proteins:
- the MAP1LC3C gene encoding microtubule-associated proteins 1A/1B light chain 3C yields the protein MQAVPGAQPVRPFKLRKSFATRLEEVAGIRAKFPTKIPVIVERYHKEKYLPLLDKTKFLVPEELTMTQFITIIRSRMALTATQAFYLLVNNKSLASMSLTMAEVYRDYKDEDGFVYMTYASQEMFGCFSPTAQGRTMERFQKTEGWDHVPH from the exons atgcaggcGGTGCCCGGGGCGCAGCCGGTCCGGCCGTTCAAGCTGAGGAAGAGTTTCG CCACCCGGCTGGAAGAAGTAGCAGGAATCCGGGCGAAGTTCCCAACAAAAATCCCG GTAATAGTTGAGAGATACCATAAAGAGAAATACCTTCCTCTCTTGGACAAAACCAAGTTTCTTGTTCCCGAGGAGCTGACCATGACACAGTTCATAACCATCATAAG AAGCAGGATGGCTTTAACAGCTACCCAAGCTTTCTACCTGCTGGTGAACAACAAAAGCCTAGCCAGTATGTCCTTGACAATGGCAGAAGTGTACAGGGACTACAAAGATGAAGATGGCTTTGTGTATATGACATATGCGTCCCAGGAGATGTTTGGATGCTTTTCACCCACTGCTCAAGGAAGAACTATGGAACGCTTTCAAAAAACTGAAGGTTGGGACCATGTGCCGCATTGA